A window from Vulpes vulpes isolate BD-2025 chromosome 9, VulVul3, whole genome shotgun sequence encodes these proteins:
- the SNTN gene encoding sentan has product MCGCMHSSRDQALHLEGDPSPSAAPTSTLAPRKMPKSISISKQLATIKALKKGSDLEKAIATIALIFRNSSDPDGKLGKATAKNLLQTQFRNFTEGQETKPKYKDLLSELDEHTEDKLDFEDFMILLLSITVISDLLQNIWSVKIMK; this is encoded by the exons ATGTGTGGCTGTATGCACAGTAGCCGGGACCAAGCACTCCACTTGGAAGGGGACCCCAGTCCTTCTGCAGCCCCAACATCCACATTAGCACCTAGGAAAATGCCTAAAAG CATTTCGATATCAAAACAACTGGCTACAATAAAAG CTCTCAAGAAGGGCTCAGATCTGGAAAAAGCCATTGCTACCATCGCTCTGATTTTCAGAAACTCTTCTGACCCCGATGGTAAACTTGGAAAAGCTACTGCCAAAAATCTGCTGCAAACACAATTTAGGAATTTCACAGAA GGCCAAGAAACCAAACCCAAATACAAAGACCTCCTTTCTGAACTCGACGAGCACACTGAAGATAAACTTGATTTTGAGGATTTCATGATTTTGCTCTTAAGCATCACTGTAATTTCAGATTTGCTGCAAAATATATGGAGtgtaaaaatcatgaaataa
- the LOC112913237 gene encoding large ribosomal subunit protein eL42-like, which translates to MVNVPKTRRTFCRKCGKHQPHKATQYNKGKDSLYAQGKRHYDRKQSGYGGQTKPIFQKKAKTTKKIVLRLECAEPNCRSKRMLAIKRCKHFELGGDKKRKGQVIQF; encoded by the coding sequence ATGGTGAATGTTCCTAAAACCCGCCGGACTTTCTGCAGGAAGTGTGGTAAGCACCAACCCCACAAAGCGACACAGTACAACAAAGGCAAAGATTCTCTTTATGCCCAGGGAAAGCGGCATTATGACCGGAAGCAGAGTGGCTATGGTGGGCAGACTAAGCCGATCTtccagaaaaaagcaaaaactacaaAGAAGATTGTGCTGAGGCTTGAATGTGCTGAGCCCAACTGCAGATCTAAGAGAATGCTGGCTATTAAGCGATGCAAGCATTTTGAACTGGGAGGAGATAAGAAGAGGAAAGGCCAAGTGATCCAGTTCTAA